The window CGCCATAAATACCTATCATATCTGTAAAGTAAAAACTGGCTAAAACATTTACACCTACACCGAACATGACATCCAATTTGTCGTAACTAATATCCTGACTAGCTATAGAAACAGTCTGAGTAGCCTTCATAGCATTTAACCCTAGTCCGCCGCCCAAAAAGAGGTTAAAAGGCGTTTTTTTAAACAAGGTTATGCCGACTCCAAGCTGAGAGTCAAGAATAAAAGCATTCTTCACTACAAACTTATCTTTTTCAGCTGTTGCTCCCTTCATAAGATCGGTATGGTTTTTTCCGGGGAAGGCAATTTGAGCCATTAAATAAATAAAACCCGCTCTAAGATCAACAGCAACTCCTGCGGCATTATTCTTTTCATCTTTAGCATTTTTTAATGCATTTTGTACATCATTACTAAATGTAGAAAAATTACCCTCATTTTTTGTGTGAACAAAATAATTCGTAAAGGCAGGGCCGAACGAAATCGCAAAATCTGCAAATGCAAAAACGGCAGATGCAGCCAGAATAATCAAAACTAAAACTATCTTCTTGTGCTTCATAATAAACCTCCTATAAAACACATTTTTCTGTTTATAAAACAGAACCATATTCAAAACTCCGGATAACCGGAATTTGTTACAATTTTATTAAAGCTTAAAAGCTACTCCAAGCCTTACAGAA of the Treponema denticola ATCC 35405 genome contains:
- a CDS encoding DUF2715 domain-containing protein, with the translated sequence MKHKKIVLVLIILAASAVFAFADFAISFGPAFTNYFVHTKNEGNFSTFSNDVQNALKNAKDEKNNAAGVAVDLRAGFIYLMAQIAFPGKNHTDLMKGATAEKDKFVVKNAFILDSQLGVGITLFKKTPFNLFLGGGLGLNAMKATQTVSIASQDISYDKLDVMFGVGVNVLASFYFTDMIGIYGGIADTVYFAPLKVKKTFKVGNQEYTVSNTKNNIKEVIANSVNLKLGLSIRL